One genomic region from Osmerus mordax isolate fOsmMor3 chromosome 4, fOsmMor3.pri, whole genome shotgun sequence encodes:
- the LOC136941705 gene encoding uncharacterized protein: MCHQNTDQLSFPPTGPGISARIEACLTDISAWMTEHHLQLNLAKTELLIIPAKPSISHDLSITLGSATVTPSSSARNLGVSMDDELSLTAHIAAVSRSCRFTLYNIRKIRRYLSEHSTQLLVQALVLSKLDYCNSLLAGLPACATRPLQRIQNAAARLVYNLPRRCHVTPLLISLHWLPIMARIRFKTLVLTFRAVNGTAPVYIKSLLQPYTPTRHLRSSSDNRLVVPPLKTARSQHKLFSCLAPQWWNQLPTSIRDTDCLSTFKKRLKTHLFREY; this comes from the coding sequence ATGTGCCACCAAAATACAGATCagctgtcgttccccccgaccggtccggggatctcagctaggattgaggcctgcctcacagacatctccgcctggatgaccgagcaccacctccagctgaacctcgccaaaacagaacttctcatcatcccggctaaaccctccatctcccacgatctctcaatcaccctgggatctgcgacggtgaccccttcatcctctgccaggaaccttggggtttccatggacgacgagctctccctcacggcccacattgctgcggtctcccggtcgtgtagattcaccctctacaacattcggaagatcaggagatacctgtctgagcactccacccagctgctagtccaagcactcgtcctctccaagttggactattgcaactcgctgctcgctggtctcccagcatgtgcaacccgccctcttcagaggattcagaacgcggcggcccgcctggtctacaatctacccagacgctgccatgttaccccgctcctcatctctctccactggctacctatcatggcccgtatcagattcaagaccctggtattgaccttccgagcagtgaacgggactgcacccgtctacatcaagtctctcctgcagccttacacccccacccgtcacctacggtcttcttcagacaaccgcctggtggtcccaccgctcaagaccgcccggtcccaacacaagctcttctcctgtctggccccccagtggtggaatcaactccccacctccatcagagacactgactgtctctccaccttcaagaaaaggctcaagacgcacttgttccgggagtac